A stretch of the Pseudomonas helvetica genome encodes the following:
- a CDS encoding FAD-binding protein: protein MTILVIAEHDNKVVAPATLNTVAAAAKIGGDIHVLVAGQGVGAVAEAAAKIAGVAKVLVADNAAYAHQLPENVAPLAAELGKGYSHILAAATSNGKNILPRVAAQLDVDQISEIISVESADTFKRPIYAGNAIATVQSNAAVKVITVRATGFDPVAAESGSAAVEAVAAAHDAGTSSFVGEELAKSDRPELTAAKIVVSGGRGMQNGDNFKHLYALADKLGAAVGASRAAVDAGFVPNDMQVGQTGKIVAPQLYIAVGISGAIQHLAGMKDSKVIVAINKDEEAPIFQVADYGLVADLFEAIPEFEKLV, encoded by the coding sequence ATGACTATCTTGGTAATCGCCGAACACGACAACAAAGTAGTGGCCCCAGCCACGCTGAACACCGTGGCGGCTGCCGCCAAAATCGGTGGTGACATCCACGTTCTGGTTGCCGGTCAGGGCGTTGGCGCTGTAGCTGAAGCTGCCGCGAAAATCGCTGGCGTGGCCAAAGTGCTGGTCGCCGATAACGCTGCCTACGCACACCAACTGCCAGAAAACGTTGCACCGCTGGCAGCAGAGTTGGGCAAGGGCTACAGCCACATCCTGGCTGCTGCCACCTCCAACGGTAAAAACATCCTGCCGCGCGTTGCCGCTCAGCTGGACGTTGACCAGATCTCCGAGATCATCTCGGTTGAAAGCGCTGACACCTTCAAGCGCCCAATCTATGCCGGCAACGCAATCGCGACCGTTCAGTCCAACGCTGCGGTAAAAGTCATCACCGTGCGTGCTACCGGTTTCGATCCGGTTGCCGCCGAAAGTGGTTCGGCTGCCGTTGAAGCAGTTGCGGCTGCTCACGACGCTGGCACTTCCAGCTTCGTTGGCGAAGAACTGGCCAAGTCCGATCGTCCGGAACTGACCGCTGCCAAGATCGTCGTTTCCGGCGGTCGCGGCATGCAGAACGGCGACAACTTCAAGCACCTGTACGCCCTGGCCGACAAGCTGGGCGCTGCTGTTGGCGCTTCCCGCGCGGCGGTCGACGCAGGTTTCGTACCCAACGACATGCAGGTCGGTCAGACCGGCAAGATCGTTGCGCCACAGCTGTACATCGCCGTCGGTATCTCCGGCGCGATCCAGCACCTGGCCGGCATGAAAGACTCCAAAGTGATCGTTGCGATCAACAAGGACGAAGAAGCGCCGATCTTCCAGGTGGCCGATTACGGCCTGGTGGCGGACTTGTTCGAAGCTATCCCCGAGTTTGAGAAGCTGGTCTAA
- a CDS encoding electron transfer flavoprotein subunit beta/FixA family protein — protein sequence MKVLVAVKRVVDYNVKVRVKADNSGVDLANVKMSMNPFCEIAVEEAVRLKEKGVATEIVVVSIGPSTAQEQLRTALALGADRAILVESTEDLTSLAVAKLLKAVVDKEQPSLVILGKQAIDSDNNQTGQMLAALSGYGQGTFASKVEVTGDKVAVTREIDGGAQTVSLKLPAIVTTDLRLNEPRYASLPNIMKAKKKPLEVLTPDALGVSTASTNKTLKVEAPAARSAGIKVKSVAELVEKLKNEAKVI from the coding sequence ATGAAGGTTCTTGTAGCTGTCAAACGAGTGGTCGACTATAACGTCAAGGTTCGCGTCAAAGCGGACAACTCCGGCGTCGATCTCGCTAACGTCAAGATGTCGATGAACCCTTTCTGCGAAATCGCAGTGGAAGAAGCCGTACGCCTGAAAGAGAAAGGTGTTGCGACTGAAATCGTCGTCGTCTCCATCGGCCCGTCCACCGCTCAAGAGCAACTGCGCACCGCGCTGGCTCTGGGTGCCGACCGCGCCATCCTCGTCGAATCCACCGAAGACCTGACTTCCCTGGCTGTTGCCAAGCTGCTCAAGGCTGTTGTCGACAAGGAACAGCCTTCGTTGGTGATCCTTGGCAAACAAGCCATCGACAGCGACAACAACCAGACTGGCCAGATGCTCGCAGCACTGAGCGGATACGGTCAGGGCACTTTCGCTTCGAAAGTCGAAGTCACTGGCGACAAAGTTGCCGTGACTCGCGAAATCGACGGCGGCGCGCAGACCGTTTCGCTGAAACTGCCAGCCATCGTCACCACCGACCTGCGTTTGAACGAGCCGCGCTATGCGTCCCTGCCAAACATCATGAAAGCCAAGAAGAAGCCGCTTGAAGTGCTGACTCCTGACGCTTTGGGCGTTTCCACCGCCTCTACCAACAAAACCCTGAAAGTCGAAGCGCCGGCTGCACGCAGCGCAGGCATCAAGGTCAAGTCGGTGGCTGAACTGGTCGAGAAACTGAAAAACGAAGCGAAGGTAATCTGA
- a CDS encoding electron transfer flavoprotein-ubiquinone oxidoreductase, with protein sequence MEREYMEFDVVIVGAGPAGLSAACRLKQKAAEAGKEISVCVVEKGSEVGAHILSGAVFEPRALNELFPDWKELGAPLNTPVTRDDIFVLKNADGAIKIPDLFVPKTMHNEGNYIISLGNLCRWLAQQAENLGVEIYPGFAAQEALFDENGVVRGIITGDLGVDREGNPKEGLYTPGMELRGKYTLFAEGCRGHIGKQLIKRFNLDTDADAQHYGIGLKEIWEIDPAKHQPGLVVHTAGWPLDIMGTENTGGSFLYHLENNQVVVGLIVDLSYSNTYLSPFDEFQRLKHHPVLKQYLEGGKRISYGARAICKGGLNSLPKMVFKGGALIGCDLGTLNFAKIKGSHTAMKSGMLAADAVADALFAGSEGADELNSYVESFKASWLYEELFASRNFGPAMHKFGPIIGAGFNWLDQNIFGGKLPFTLHDTKPDYACLKLAADSKKIDYPKPDGKLSFDKLSSVFISGTNHEEEQPCHLKLADASIPISKNLPLYDEPAQRYCPAGVYEVITKEDGEKRFQINAQNCVHCKTCDIKDPAQNITWVTPEGSGGPTYPNM encoded by the coding sequence GTGGAACGCGAATACATGGAATTCGACGTGGTCATCGTCGGTGCCGGCCCCGCTGGTCTTTCCGCCGCCTGCCGATTGAAGCAGAAGGCCGCCGAAGCCGGTAAGGAAATTAGCGTCTGCGTGGTCGAAAAAGGCTCCGAAGTCGGCGCTCACATTCTGTCTGGCGCGGTGTTCGAACCTCGGGCGCTGAACGAACTGTTCCCGGACTGGAAAGAACTCGGCGCGCCGCTGAACACTCCGGTCACTCGCGATGACATCTTCGTTCTGAAGAACGCCGATGGCGCGATCAAGATTCCAGACCTCTTTGTGCCCAAGACCATGCACAACGAAGGCAACTACATCATCTCCCTGGGCAACCTGTGCCGCTGGCTGGCTCAGCAGGCCGAGAACCTGGGCGTAGAGATCTACCCGGGCTTCGCCGCTCAGGAAGCACTGTTCGACGAAAACGGCGTGGTTCGCGGGATCATCACCGGCGACCTTGGCGTTGACCGTGAAGGTAATCCGAAAGAAGGCCTGTACACCCCAGGCATGGAGCTGCGTGGCAAGTACACGCTGTTCGCCGAAGGCTGCCGTGGCCACATCGGCAAGCAACTGATCAAGCGCTTCAACCTCGACACCGATGCCGACGCCCAGCACTACGGCATTGGCCTGAAAGAAATCTGGGAAATCGATCCGGCCAAGCATCAGCCAGGCCTGGTGGTGCACACCGCCGGTTGGCCGCTGGACATCATGGGCACCGAAAACACCGGCGGCTCGTTCCTCTATCACCTGGAAAACAACCAGGTTGTAGTCGGCCTGATCGTTGACCTGTCCTACAGCAACACTTACCTGTCGCCGTTCGACGAGTTCCAGCGCCTCAAGCATCACCCGGTGCTCAAGCAGTACCTGGAAGGCGGCAAGCGCATCAGCTACGGTGCGCGCGCGATCTGCAAAGGTGGCCTGAACTCGCTGCCGAAGATGGTCTTCAAGGGCGGCGCGCTGATCGGTTGCGACCTCGGCACCCTGAACTTCGCCAAGATCAAAGGCAGTCACACCGCCATGAAGTCCGGCATGCTCGCCGCTGACGCCGTGGCCGACGCCCTGTTCGCAGGCTCCGAAGGCGCTGATGAACTGAACAGCTACGTTGAATCGTTCAAAGCCAGCTGGCTTTACGAAGAACTGTTCGCCAGCCGCAACTTCGGCCCGGCGATGCACAAATTCGGCCCCATCATTGGCGCTGGCTTCAACTGGCTCGACCAGAACATCTTCGGCGGCAAACTGCCGTTCACCTTGCACGACACCAAGCCGGACTACGCTTGCCTCAAGCTCGCGGCCGACAGCAAGAAGATCGACTACCCGAAACCGGACGGCAAACTCAGCTTCGACAAGCTCAGCTCGGTGTTCATCTCCGGTACCAACCATGAAGAAGAACAGCCTTGCCACCTGAAACTGGCCGACGCGAGCATCCCGATCAGCAAGAACCTGCCGCTGTACGATGAGCCTGCTCAGCGCTACTGCCCGGCTGGCGTGTATGAAGTGATCACCAAGGAAGACGGCGAGAAGCGCTTCCAGATCAACGCCCAGAACTGCGTGCACTGCAAGACCTGCGACATCAAGGACCCTGCGCAGAACATCACCTGGGTAACGCCGGAAGGTTCTGGCGGCCCGACTTACCCGAACATGTAA
- a CDS encoding AraC family transcriptional regulator, producing the protein MLLTRHLDANAALVGLIQPLATRDGFVPTRLPGVHVLRASCDVARGPQIYEPSLMIIAQGSKVAYLGARTLEYGAGHYLIQALPVPFECETFAMADAPLLGVSIAIDRALLGELVLAMGLVHGRNTPAQTPESMTSAVLDDGMRGCVERLLHCLHDPLECQVMGQARLRELLFVALRGPQADVLRALVEQQGQFARIAASLSHLHAHFTEPLNVETLASCANMSTSTFHEHFKRSTLLSPVQYLKRLRLLKAQQLLLSEGLGVAQVAHRVGYQSTSQFSREYKRYFERNPGDERVA; encoded by the coding sequence ATGTTGTTAACCCGTCATCTCGATGCCAATGCTGCGCTGGTTGGGCTGATTCAGCCGTTGGCGACCCGTGATGGTTTCGTGCCGACACGCTTGCCCGGCGTGCACGTACTCAGAGCCAGTTGCGATGTGGCGCGTGGCCCGCAGATCTATGAGCCGAGCCTGATGATCATTGCCCAAGGCAGCAAAGTCGCCTATCTGGGCGCGCGTACGCTGGAATACGGTGCCGGGCATTACCTGATTCAGGCACTGCCGGTGCCGTTCGAATGCGAAACCTTTGCCATGGCTGATGCGCCATTGCTCGGGGTTTCGATTGCCATCGACCGCGCGCTTTTGGGCGAACTGGTGTTGGCCATGGGGTTGGTGCATGGGCGCAATACGCCTGCGCAAACCCCCGAATCCATGACCTCGGCGGTACTCGATGACGGCATGCGTGGCTGTGTCGAGCGCTTGTTGCACTGCCTGCACGATCCGCTGGAGTGTCAGGTCATGGGGCAGGCACGGTTGCGTGAGTTGTTGTTCGTGGCGTTACGCGGTCCGCAGGCTGATGTGCTACGGGCGTTGGTCGAGCAACAGGGACAATTTGCCCGGATTGCGGCGTCCTTGAGTCATTTGCATGCGCACTTCACCGAGCCGCTGAACGTCGAGACGCTGGCCAGTTGCGCGAACATGAGTACGTCGACCTTTCACGAGCATTTCAAGCGCAGCACCTTGTTGTCGCCGGTGCAGTATTTGAAGCGCTTGCGATTGCTCAAGGCGCAGCAGTTGTTGCTGTCGGAAGGGCTGGGGGTGGCGCAGGTTGCGCATCGGGTGGGTTATCAGAGCACGTCGCAGTTCAGTCGCGAGTATAAGCGCTACTTCGAGCGTAATCCGGGGGATGAACGGGTGGCTTAG
- a CDS encoding NAD(P)-dependent alcohol dehydrogenase gives MYTAIGYAAQSATTPLAPMTFERRSPRADDVAIEILYCGVCHSDIHQARNEWGIAVYPLMPGHEIVGKVTAIGTNVTAHKVGDLVGVGCMVDSCRHCEACHADLEQYCLEGPTLTYATPDRVDGSNTMGGYSDSIVVSEHFVVRIPEKLDPASAAPILCAGITTYSPLKHYGVKAGDKVGILGMGGLGHMGIKFAKAMGAEVTLFTRSASKAEEGRRQGADHVIVSTDAEQMKAAAGQFDFLLDTIPVQHDLNPYLDMLRFDGVHILVGLIEPIDPPVHAAKLVLGRRVLAGSLIGGIAETQEVLDFCAEHNITCDIEMLDIRQINEAYSRMIAGDVKYRFVIDMATLKA, from the coding sequence ATGTACACCGCCATCGGTTACGCCGCCCAGTCGGCCACCACTCCCCTCGCCCCGATGACCTTCGAACGTCGCAGCCCGCGTGCCGACGATGTAGCGATCGAGATTCTCTACTGCGGCGTCTGCCACTCCGACATCCACCAGGCCCGCAACGAATGGGGCATTGCTGTTTACCCGCTGATGCCAGGCCACGAAATTGTCGGCAAAGTCACCGCCATTGGCACCAATGTCACCGCCCATAAGGTGGGTGATCTGGTCGGCGTCGGCTGCATGGTCGACTCGTGCCGCCACTGCGAAGCCTGCCATGCCGACCTCGAGCAATATTGCCTCGAAGGTCCGACCCTGACCTACGCGACCCCGGACCGGGTCGACGGCAGCAACACCATGGGCGGTTACTCGGATAGCATCGTGGTCAGCGAGCACTTCGTCGTACGTATCCCCGAGAAACTCGACCCGGCCAGCGCCGCACCGATCCTCTGTGCGGGCATCACCACCTACTCGCCGCTCAAACACTATGGCGTGAAAGCCGGCGACAAAGTCGGGATTCTCGGCATGGGCGGCCTCGGTCACATGGGCATCAAGTTTGCCAAGGCCATGGGTGCTGAAGTGACGCTGTTCACCCGTTCGGCGAGCAAGGCTGAAGAAGGTCGCCGCCAAGGCGCGGACCACGTGATCGTCTCCACCGATGCCGAGCAGATGAAGGCTGCTGCAGGACAGTTCGACTTTTTGCTCGACACCATTCCGGTGCAGCACGATCTCAACCCGTACCTCGATATGCTGCGCTTCGACGGCGTGCACATCCTGGTCGGCCTGATCGAGCCGATTGACCCGCCCGTCCACGCCGCCAAACTGGTACTGGGTCGTCGGGTCCTGGCCGGCTCGTTGATCGGTGGTATCGCAGAAACCCAGGAAGTGCTGGATTTCTGCGCCGAGCACAACATCACCTGCGACATCGAAATGCTCGACATCCGCCAGATCAACGAGGCTTACAGCCGCATGATCGCCGGTGACGTGAAATACCGCTTCGTCATCGACATGGCAACGCTTAAAGCCTGA
- a CDS encoding IclR family transcriptional regulator, whose product MQEELSKNAAPTGTQTLLRGLAVVHAVAGGARDLKEIARLIGTTRSTTHRLASCLVDERYLRVVPQVGYLLGPKLIELGFQAREELPLVTLAGPYLDELSALTGDTIHLAIREGDEVLYLHKIPGRNGPEMRSRVGHRMPLARTGIGKALMLDDSQQEWQRLYQISLPAGGKSQFWPQHPEQSWEQFQQRMLEYVAGGYAFDLEDNEPSIRCVAAPVRDASRRIVAGISIASTVPYMPLEKMAELIPLIKGVTARLSAELGARL is encoded by the coding sequence ATGCAGGAAGAGCTCTCGAAAAATGCCGCGCCAACCGGCACGCAAACGTTGCTGCGCGGGTTGGCTGTGGTGCATGCCGTGGCTGGCGGTGCTCGTGATCTCAAGGAAATCGCCCGGCTGATAGGCACTACCCGCAGCACCACGCACCGCTTGGCCAGTTGCCTGGTGGACGAGCGATACCTGCGCGTGGTGCCGCAAGTGGGTTACCTGCTCGGGCCCAAGTTGATCGAGTTGGGTTTTCAGGCCCGCGAAGAGCTGCCGCTGGTGACCCTTGCCGGGCCCTATCTGGACGAGTTGTCGGCGTTGACCGGCGACACCATCCATCTGGCGATCCGTGAAGGCGACGAGGTGTTGTACTTGCACAAGATTCCGGGGCGCAATGGCCCGGAAATGCGCTCGCGAGTCGGTCATCGCATGCCACTGGCGCGCACCGGGATCGGCAAGGCGCTGATGCTCGATGACTCGCAGCAAGAGTGGCAGCGGTTGTATCAGATCAGCTTGCCGGCGGGTGGGAAGAGTCAGTTCTGGCCGCAGCACCCGGAGCAATCCTGGGAGCAGTTTCAGCAGCGCATGCTGGAATATGTGGCGGGTGGTTATGCCTTCGACCTGGAAGACAACGAACCGTCGATCCGCTGTGTGGCGGCACCGGTTCGCGACGCCAGTCGGCGGATCGTCGCGGGCATCAGCATCGCCAGCACGGTTCCGTACATGCCGCTGGAGAAAATGGCCGAGCTTATTCCCTTGATCAAAGGAGTCACGGCTCGGCTGTCGGCAGAGCTAGGGGCCAGGTTATAA
- a CDS encoding 2-dehydro-3-deoxy-6-phosphogalactonate aldolase, whose product MLKQALATNGLIAILRGLRPQEAAAIGEVLYQSGFRVIEVPLNSPEPYESIRILRSTLPADCLIGAGTVLTPEQVAQVKAAGGQVIVMPHSDAEVLRAAKAAGLYLAPGVATPTEAFAALAEGADVLKMFPAEQMGPAVVKAWLAVLPAGTMLVPVGGITPDNMQAFVEAGVKGFGLGSGLFKPGLTPAEVAIRAGVYVTAWNALHFEL is encoded by the coding sequence ATGCTCAAGCAAGCACTGGCAACAAACGGACTGATCGCGATCCTTCGGGGCCTGCGCCCACAAGAGGCGGCGGCCATCGGCGAGGTTCTGTACCAGTCCGGTTTTCGGGTTATCGAAGTGCCGCTCAATTCTCCTGAACCCTATGAAAGCATCCGCATTCTGCGCAGCACCTTACCCGCCGATTGCCTGATCGGCGCGGGTACGGTGCTGACTCCGGAGCAGGTCGCGCAGGTGAAAGCCGCCGGTGGACAGGTGATTGTCATGCCGCACAGCGATGCCGAGGTCTTGCGTGCGGCAAAGGCGGCCGGCTTGTATCTGGCGCCGGGTGTGGCGACACCGACCGAAGCGTTCGCAGCACTCGCAGAAGGCGCGGATGTGTTGAAGATGTTCCCGGCCGAGCAGATGGGACCGGCGGTAGTGAAGGCCTGGCTCGCAGTATTACCGGCCGGGACCATGCTGGTGCCAGTGGGCGGGATTACTCCTGACAACATGCAGGCGTTTGTCGAGGCAGGGGTCAAAGGCTTTGGCCTGGGTTCCGGGTTGTTCAAGCCGGGCCTCACGCCTGCGGAAGTGGCCATTCGGGCCGGGGTGTATGTCACAGCCTGGAACGCGCTGCACTTCGAGTTGTAG
- a CDS encoding 2-dehydro-3-deoxygalactonokinase has translation MLAQLIALDWGTTSLRAYRLGPNAGVLDQRSLASGIMQLPKAPRVIAGQLCADGFELAFDEACGDWLDAQPGLPVIACGMVGSAQGWREAAYCDTPANVANLGTSLQTVRSLRGVDVHIVPGVIQRSRLPNVMRGEETQVLGVLQNLPAGAGDNLLIGLPGSHSKWVEVVEGCITHFDTFMTGELFAVLSEHSILGRTQQRGAAFDCAAFDRGVQVASSADGEIGPLSTLFSSRSLGLTGELSAEQQPDYLSGLLIGHELAALATVHRHHSAKLPSIVLIGNAQLCTRYQRALAICGFPHVTLAEQATERGLWQLAVAAGLIGKTAPVQPD, from the coding sequence ATGCTGGCGCAATTGATCGCGCTCGATTGGGGGACGACGTCCCTTCGTGCGTACAGGCTCGGCCCGAATGCTGGCGTCCTCGATCAGCGGTCACTGGCGTCAGGGATCATGCAGTTGCCGAAAGCGCCGCGGGTGATCGCCGGCCAGTTGTGTGCCGACGGTTTTGAACTGGCATTCGACGAGGCCTGCGGTGATTGGCTCGATGCACAGCCCGGTCTTCCGGTGATTGCCTGCGGCATGGTCGGCAGTGCGCAGGGCTGGCGTGAAGCGGCTTACTGCGATACTCCGGCGAATGTCGCCAACCTCGGCACTTCCCTGCAAACCGTCCGCAGCTTGCGCGGCGTCGATGTGCATATCGTGCCCGGTGTCATCCAGCGTTCGCGGCTGCCGAATGTGATGCGCGGCGAGGAGACCCAGGTGCTTGGCGTGCTGCAAAACCTGCCTGCGGGGGCGGGGGACAATCTGTTGATCGGCCTGCCGGGCAGCCATTCGAAATGGGTCGAAGTGGTCGAAGGCTGCATCACTCATTTCGACACGTTCATGACTGGCGAACTGTTCGCTGTGCTGAGCGAACACAGCATTCTCGGGCGCACGCAACAGCGCGGCGCAGCCTTCGACTGCGCAGCCTTTGATCGCGGCGTGCAGGTGGCGTCGTCGGCGGATGGTGAGATCGGCCCTTTGTCGACGCTGTTCAGTTCTCGCAGTCTCGGCTTGACCGGTGAACTCAGCGCCGAGCAGCAGCCTGACTATCTGTCTGGTCTGTTGATCGGCCATGAACTGGCGGCGCTGGCAACGGTGCATCGCCACCACAGCGCAAAGCTTCCTTCGATCGTTCTGATCGGCAATGCCCAACTCTGCACCCGCTATCAGCGTGCGCTCGCTATCTGCGGTTTTCCTCATGTGACCTTGGCCGAACAAGCCACCGAACGCGGTTTGTGGCAACTGGCGGTCGCAGCCGGGCTGATCGGTAAAACCGCTCCCGTTCAACCCGACTAG
- a CDS encoding GNAT family N-acetyltransferase, with product MSIEIRPATPSDAPQILAFITELADYERARHEVIASVADIERSLFSEGATAHGLICLRDGLPIGFAVFFFSYSTWLGSNCLYLEDLYITPEQRGGGAGKQLLRHLAKIACANDCGRFEWSVLEWNTPAIDFYKSLGAQPQEEWVRYRMDGEVLREFAEGR from the coding sequence ATGTCGATCGAAATCCGCCCGGCCACCCCCAGTGATGCGCCACAAATACTCGCGTTCATCACCGAGCTCGCTGACTACGAACGCGCCCGGCATGAAGTCATCGCCAGTGTCGCCGACATCGAGCGCAGCCTGTTCAGCGAAGGCGCTACCGCCCATGGTCTGATCTGTCTGCGCGACGGCTTGCCGATTGGCTTCGCGGTGTTTTTCTTCAGCTACTCGACCTGGCTCGGCAGCAACTGCCTGTACCTCGAAGACCTCTACATTACCCCCGAGCAACGCGGTGGCGGCGCCGGCAAACAACTGCTGCGCCACCTCGCAAAAATCGCCTGCGCCAACGACTGCGGCCGCTTTGAATGGAGCGTGCTGGAATGGAACACCCCGGCCATCGACTTCTACAAATCCCTCGGCGCCCAGCCGCAGGAAGAGTGGGTGCGTTATCGCATGGATGGGGAGGTGTTGCGGGAGTTTGCCGAGGGCAGATGA
- a CDS encoding HD domain-containing protein, with amino-acid sequence MSLVAFAPLQNLASTLLPHALEPSEDGAHDLSHLQRVWRNAQQIQTEEGGDLEVLLAAVLLHDCVAVEKNSPLRSRASQLAAKKASAILSQLNWPKHKSAAVAHAIEAHSFSASITPTTLEAQILQDADRLDSLGMLGVARTFYIAGRMGSTLYDPQDPTAISREYDDKRFCLDHFQTKLLHLANGFQTPTGKHLAQLRHERLKRFMDEFIEEIG; translated from the coding sequence ATGAGCCTCGTTGCCTTCGCGCCACTGCAAAACCTCGCCTCAACCTTGCTGCCCCATGCGCTGGAGCCGTCCGAGGATGGCGCCCATGATCTGTCGCACTTGCAACGGGTGTGGCGCAACGCTCAGCAGATTCAAACCGAGGAAGGTGGAGACCTTGAGGTACTGCTGGCAGCGGTGTTACTGCACGACTGCGTGGCGGTGGAAAAGAACTCGCCGCTACGTTCTCGAGCATCGCAACTGGCCGCGAAAAAAGCCTCGGCAATCCTCAGCCAGTTGAATTGGCCCAAGCACAAAAGCGCAGCAGTCGCTCACGCCATCGAGGCCCATAGCTTTTCGGCGAGCATCACGCCGACGACCCTGGAAGCGCAAATCCTCCAGGACGCCGACCGCCTCGACTCCCTTGGCATGCTCGGTGTTGCCCGCACGTTTTACATCGCCGGGCGCATGGGCAGCACGCTGTATGATCCGCAGGATCCCACGGCGATATCCCGCGAGTACGACGACAAACGCTTTTGCCTCGACCACTTCCAGACCAAGCTGTTGCACCTCGCCAATGGCTTCCAGACACCAACCGGCAAGCATTTGGCTCAGCTGCGCCATGAACGCCTGAAGCGTTTTATGGACGAATTCATCGAAGAAATCGGCTGA
- a CDS encoding triacylglycerol lipase, which yields MNMDASTQYPIVLVHGLFGFDTIAGYPYFFDIKEALEHAGARVFTVNIPAVNGNEERGEKLLEQVNRILQETGAAKVNLIGHSQGPLAARYVAALHPEKVASVTSVSCPNHGSEIADQLHKALTPGELPEAFVLALFSAVGTFISLISGHPQNPQDPQAAFESLTSAGLAEFNRKYPQGVPEVWGGEGNEIENGVYYYSWSGILQNFQTPQVLDPTHINCIVLSKLFYKEKHANDGLVGRYSSHLGKVIRSDYPMDHFDAVNQMAGITSWNVSPVSLYLEHAARLKSKGL from the coding sequence ATGAACATGGATGCGTCTACGCAATACCCGATTGTTTTGGTTCACGGCCTTTTCGGTTTCGATACGATTGCCGGTTATCCCTACTTCTTCGATATCAAGGAAGCCCTGGAACACGCTGGCGCTCGGGTGTTTACGGTCAATATTCCAGCCGTCAACGGCAATGAAGAACGCGGTGAAAAACTGCTCGAACAGGTCAACCGCATTTTGCAGGAAACAGGCGCCGCCAAGGTCAATCTGATCGGCCATAGCCAAGGTCCCCTGGCCGCACGCTACGTAGCAGCGCTGCACCCGGAAAAGGTCGCGTCGGTCACCTCTGTCAGCTGCCCCAATCACGGCTCCGAGATTGCCGACCAATTGCATAAGGCGCTGACACCCGGAGAGTTGCCCGAAGCGTTCGTACTGGCCTTGTTCAGCGCAGTCGGCACGTTCATTTCGCTGATCAGTGGCCACCCGCAAAACCCTCAGGACCCTCAAGCAGCATTCGAATCGCTGACCAGCGCAGGGTTGGCTGAATTCAATCGCAAGTACCCGCAAGGGGTGCCGGAAGTCTGGGGCGGTGAAGGCAACGAAATTGAAAACGGCGTGTATTACTACTCCTGGAGCGGGATCCTGCAGAACTTCCAAACCCCGCAAGTACTCGATCCAACCCACATCAACTGCATTGTGCTGTCAAAGTTATTTTATAAAGAGAAACACGCCAATGACGGACTGGTCGGACGATACAGCTCACACCTGGGGAAAGTGATTCGCTCGGATTACCCCATGGACCATTTTGACGCCGTCAATCAAATGGCCGGGATCACCAGCTGGAACGTGAGCCCGGTCAGTCTCTATCTGGAACATGCTGCCAGGCTCAAGAGCAAAGGCTTGTAA
- a CDS encoding DUF1285 domain-containing protein, with protein sequence MNGPQKANDLLGQIPKSKGLPPVHLWNPDFCGDIDMRIARDGTWYYLGTPIGRKPMVKLFSTIIRRDGDDYFLITPVEKVGIKVDDAPFIAVTLEVEGEGEAQLLRFTTNVDEQAEAGAEHPLRVVIDPVTQEPAPYVHVRTNLEALIHRNVFYQLVELAVTREIDGQRWLGVWSGGEFFPIGLEP encoded by the coding sequence ATGAATGGTCCGCAAAAAGCTAATGATCTGTTGGGGCAAATCCCCAAGTCCAAAGGCTTGCCACCGGTCCATTTGTGGAACCCCGACTTCTGCGGCGATATCGACATGCGCATCGCCCGCGACGGCACCTGGTATTACCTGGGCACGCCGATCGGGCGCAAGCCGATGGTCAAACTGTTCTCCACCATCATTCGCCGCGACGGCGATGATTACTTCCTGATTACTCCGGTCGAGAAGGTCGGGATCAAGGTTGATGACGCGCCTTTCATTGCTGTGACGCTGGAGGTCGAAGGCGAGGGCGAAGCCCAGTTGTTGCGCTTCACCACCAATGTTGATGAGCAGGCCGAGGCGGGTGCCGAGCATCCGTTGCGGGTAGTGATCGATCCGGTGACCCAGGAGCCTGCGCCTTACGTGCATGTACGCACCAACCTTGAAGCGCTGATCCATCGCAACGTGTTTTATCAACTGGTCGAACTGGCCGTGACCCGCGAAATCGACGGGCAACGCTGGTTGGGTGTCTGGAGTGGCGGCGAGTTTTTCCCTATCGGCCTTGAGCCGTAA